The Achromobacter deleyi genome has a window encoding:
- a CDS encoding LysE/ArgO family amino acid transporter → MFATLSSPLFLTAWASGTATGLGLFAVVGAQSAFILRQGLMRAHLLSVVAICALIDAVFIFASVSGLQALTSWFPWLTTAVLWFGVVFLAWYAAQSARRAWTAKGGLAAARDVVPSRRAAMLGALGFSLLNPHFWLDMVVVGSLAHGFDDARMAFAAGAFTASLLWLAVLGIGSRLFARFFASASAWRILDGVIAVVMAGLAVSLAVKGI, encoded by the coding sequence ATGTTCGCCACCTTGTCATCCCCCCTCTTTCTCACTGCCTGGGCCAGCGGCACGGCCACCGGGCTGGGTCTGTTCGCCGTCGTGGGCGCGCAAAGCGCGTTCATCTTGCGCCAGGGGCTGATGCGCGCGCATCTGCTCAGCGTGGTCGCCATCTGCGCGCTGATCGACGCCGTATTCATCTTCGCAAGCGTGTCGGGCCTGCAGGCGCTGACGTCCTGGTTCCCCTGGCTGACCACCGCCGTGCTGTGGTTCGGCGTGGTCTTCCTGGCCTGGTATGCCGCGCAATCCGCGCGCCGTGCCTGGACCGCCAAGGGCGGGCTGGCTGCCGCGCGCGACGTGGTGCCGTCGCGCCGCGCCGCCATGCTGGGCGCCTTGGGCTTTTCACTGCTCAACCCGCATTTCTGGCTGGACATGGTGGTGGTCGGCTCGCTGGCGCATGGTTTCGACGACGCGCGCATGGCATTCGCGGCGGGCGCCTTCACGGCCAGCCTGCTCTGGCTGGCCGTGCTGGGCATCGGCTCGCGGCTGTTCGCGCGCTTCTTCGCCAGCGCGTCCGCCTGGCGCATCCTGGACGGCGTCATCGCCGTGGTCATGGCCGGCCTGGCCGTCAGCCTGGCGGTCAAGGGCATCTGA
- a CDS encoding LysR substrate-binding domain-containing protein: MRGTSPSKDVRLPPLAAIQAFEAAARLGSFERASEELFVTASAIGKRIAALEALLDVTLFIRSSRGATLSAAGREYLEQVRTALDLLSDASLHKRGEPKLETLRVVSTPTFARQVLIPYLPGFTAAHPDVELEIMLSIPYLDIMPPNADVWVRFGSGKYPGLHARQLTEDPVFAVCSPEYLNARGPFPRPEDLAHADLLRCPMEPWRPWLAAAGLDWPEPSRGVWLVDLGMMLAAARAGQGVALTRRSLAAEWLDEGKLVRLLDIEIPGESQYHLCTESSRPPGGAAQAFSLWLADVCKRASQWPCGLQADQE; the protein is encoded by the coding sequence ATGCGCGGAACCTCTCCTTCCAAAGATGTGCGCCTGCCGCCGCTCGCCGCCATCCAGGCATTCGAAGCGGCGGCCCGGCTGGGTTCGTTCGAGCGCGCCAGCGAAGAACTCTTCGTCACCGCCAGCGCCATCGGCAAACGCATCGCCGCGCTGGAGGCCTTGCTGGATGTCACCCTCTTCATCCGCAGCAGCCGCGGCGCCACGCTGAGCGCCGCCGGGCGCGAATACCTGGAACAGGTGCGCACGGCGCTGGACCTGCTGTCGGACGCCTCCCTGCACAAGCGCGGCGAACCCAAGCTGGAGACGCTGCGCGTCGTGTCCACGCCCACCTTCGCCCGCCAGGTGCTGATCCCCTACCTTCCCGGCTTTACGGCGGCCCATCCCGATGTGGAACTGGAGATCATGCTGTCGATCCCCTACCTGGACATCATGCCGCCCAACGCCGATGTCTGGGTGCGCTTCGGAAGCGGCAAGTATCCCGGCCTGCATGCGCGCCAACTGACGGAAGACCCGGTATTCGCGGTCTGCTCCCCCGAATACCTCAACGCACGCGGCCCGTTTCCCCGCCCCGAAGACCTGGCCCATGCGGACCTGCTGCGCTGCCCGATGGAGCCGTGGCGCCCCTGGCTGGCGGCGGCCGGCCTGGACTGGCCGGAGCCCTCGCGCGGCGTGTGGCTGGTGGACCTGGGCATGATGCTGGCGGCCGCGCGCGCCGGTCAGGGCGTAGCGCTGACGCGCCGCAGCCTAGCGGCCGAATGGCTGGACGAAGGCAAGCTCGTCCGGTTGCTGGACATCGAGATCCCCGGCGAATCCCAATATCACCTGTGCACCGAATCTTCGCGTCCGCCCGGCGGCGCGGCCCAAGCGTTTTCCCTATGGCTGGCCGACGTGTGCAAACGGGCATCTCAATGGCCATGCGGCCTGCAAGCCGATCAGGAATAA
- the gdhA gene encoding NADP-specific glutamate dehydrogenase has translation MKVQSLDDFLRGVAARDPQQPEFMQAVQEVMLSLWPFIEKHPHYAEHAVLERLVEPERVIQFRVCWTDDQGRAQVNRAFRIQHSSAIGPFKGGMRFHPSVNLSILKFLAFEQTLKNSLTTLPMGGGKGGSDFDPKGKSDAEVMRFCQALMIELYRHLGPDTDVPAGDIGVGAREVGFMAGMMKKLSNSTASVFTGKGLTFGGSLIRPEATGYGTVYFAEEMLKRVGKSFDGLRVSVSGSGNVAQYAIEKAMALGARVVTISDSNGTVVDEAGFTHEKLVALMHIKNDLRGRLDTYAKQFGLQYEAGKRPWHVPVDVALPCATQNELELADAQTLIKNGVLCVAEGANMPATLEAAKAFIAARVLYAPGKASNAGGVAVSGLEMAQNSARLAWTREEVDTRLHAIMRDIHENCVRHGHSEREYVNYLDGANIAGFVKVADAMRQQGLY, from the coding sequence TTGAAAGTGCAGAGTCTGGACGACTTTCTGCGTGGCGTCGCCGCGCGCGATCCGCAGCAGCCTGAGTTCATGCAAGCCGTCCAGGAGGTAATGCTGAGCCTTTGGCCCTTCATCGAAAAGCACCCCCACTACGCCGAACATGCCGTGCTCGAGCGCTTGGTGGAACCCGAACGCGTGATCCAGTTCCGCGTGTGCTGGACCGATGACCAGGGCCGCGCCCAGGTCAACCGCGCTTTCCGCATCCAGCACAGCTCGGCCATCGGCCCGTTCAAGGGCGGCATGCGCTTTCATCCCTCGGTGAACCTGTCGATCCTGAAGTTCCTGGCCTTCGAACAGACCCTGAAGAACTCGTTGACCACCCTGCCCATGGGCGGCGGCAAGGGCGGTTCCGATTTCGACCCGAAGGGCAAGTCGGACGCCGAAGTCATGCGCTTCTGCCAGGCCCTGATGATCGAGCTGTACCGCCACCTGGGCCCGGACACCGACGTGCCCGCCGGCGATATCGGCGTGGGCGCGCGTGAAGTCGGCTTCATGGCCGGCATGATGAAGAAACTCTCGAACTCGACCGCCAGCGTCTTCACCGGCAAGGGCCTGACCTTTGGCGGCAGCCTGATCCGCCCCGAGGCCACCGGCTACGGCACCGTGTACTTCGCCGAAGAAATGCTCAAGCGCGTGGGCAAGTCCTTCGACGGCCTGCGCGTGTCCGTGTCGGGTTCCGGCAATGTGGCGCAGTACGCCATCGAGAAAGCCATGGCGCTGGGCGCCCGTGTCGTCACCATCTCGGATTCGAACGGCACGGTCGTCGACGAAGCCGGCTTCACGCATGAGAAGCTGGTGGCGCTGATGCACATCAAGAACGACCTGCGCGGCCGCCTGGACACCTACGCCAAGCAATTTGGCCTGCAGTATGAAGCCGGCAAGCGTCCGTGGCACGTGCCGGTCGACGTCGCCCTGCCCTGCGCCACCCAGAACGAACTGGAACTGGCCGATGCGCAAACGTTGATCAAGAACGGCGTGCTGTGCGTGGCCGAAGGCGCCAACATGCCCGCCACGCTGGAGGCCGCCAAGGCCTTCATCGCCGCTCGCGTGCTGTATGCCCCGGGCAAGGCCAGCAATGCTGGCGGCGTGGCCGTGTCGGGCCTGGAAATGGCTCAGAATTCGGCCCGCCTGGCCTGGACCCGCGAGGAAGTGGACACCCGCCTGCATGCCATCATGCGCGACATCCACGAGAACTGCGTGCGCCACGGCCACAGCGAGCGCGAATACGTGAACTACCTGGACGGCGCCAACATCGCCGGCTTCGTCAAGGTCGCCGACGCGATGCGCCAGCAAGGCCTGTACTAG
- a CDS encoding branched-chain amino acid ABC transporter permease, whose amino-acid sequence MILLQLIYSGIALGMIYAVIAFGYQLTFATSGTLNFGQGEALMLGALVGLTLVGLGVNYWVMIPIVCIFGFAQGVLVERVGVRPAIKARSEFGWIMATIALGIIFKNVAENIWGRDDLRFPSPLPEAPMQVLGANVLPMELLVVFGALGMMILVEIFNRKSIYGKAFVATSNDRDAAGLMGINTGMVITFSYALSSLTAAFAGVLVAPLTLTGATMGAVLGLKAFAVAIIGGLSSGMGVVVGGLILGIAETTTGFYLSTGYKDVPGLVLLLLVLTFKPAGLFGKTAIKKV is encoded by the coding sequence ATGATTCTTCTACAGCTCATCTATAGCGGTATCGCGCTAGGCATGATCTATGCCGTCATCGCGTTCGGATACCAGCTCACATTCGCCACGTCGGGCACGCTGAACTTCGGCCAGGGCGAAGCCCTGATGCTGGGCGCGCTCGTCGGTCTCACGCTCGTCGGCCTGGGCGTGAATTACTGGGTCATGATCCCCATCGTCTGCATCTTCGGCTTCGCCCAGGGCGTGCTGGTCGAGCGGGTCGGCGTCAGGCCGGCCATCAAGGCCCGGTCGGAATTCGGCTGGATCATGGCCACCATCGCCTTGGGGATCATCTTCAAGAACGTGGCCGAGAACATCTGGGGCCGCGACGACCTGCGCTTTCCCTCGCCCCTGCCCGAAGCCCCCATGCAGGTGCTGGGCGCCAACGTCCTGCCGATGGAGCTGCTGGTCGTGTTCGGCGCGCTGGGCATGATGATCCTGGTGGAGATATTCAACCGCAAGTCCATCTACGGCAAGGCCTTCGTCGCCACGTCCAACGACCGCGACGCAGCCGGCCTGATGGGCATCAACACCGGCATGGTGATCACGTTTTCCTACGCGCTGTCGTCGCTGACGGCCGCGTTCGCCGGCGTGCTGGTGGCGCCCCTGACCCTCACGGGCGCCACCATGGGCGCGGTGCTGGGCCTGAAGGCGTTCGCCGTCGCGATCATTGGAGGCCTGTCCAGCGGGATGGGCGTGGTGGTGGGCGGGCTGATCCTGGGGATCGCCGAGACGACCACCGGTTTCTATCTTTCAACGGGGTACAAAGACGTGCCGGGACTGGTGTTGCTGCTGCTCGTTCTGACCTTCAAGCCCGCCGGCCTTTTCGGCAAGACCGCGATCAAGAAGGTGTAA
- a CDS encoding antibiotic biosynthesis monooxygenase family protein, which yields MYTSTFIFAKKQYDDEFHRLDQLIAEAARAIPGYLGEESWEDPARGLIANVYYWETLEALDMLIQHPTHRQAKAAHSQWLDGYRVEISQVLRQYGHGLSAPSLL from the coding sequence ATCTATACGTCCACCTTCATCTTCGCCAAGAAGCAGTACGACGACGAGTTCCATCGCCTGGACCAGCTCATCGCCGAGGCGGCCCGGGCGATACCCGGCTATCTGGGTGAAGAGTCCTGGGAAGACCCCGCGCGCGGATTGATCGCCAACGTCTATTACTGGGAAACGCTGGAAGCGCTGGACATGCTGATCCAGCATCCCACGCACCGGCAGGCCAAGGCGGCCCACTCGCAATGGCTGGACGGCTACCGGGTGGAGATCTCCCAGGTGCTCCGGCAGTACGGCCACGGTCTGTCCGCCCCATCACTTTTATAA
- a CDS encoding copper chaperone PCu(A)C: MNIRKFAAIAALGLCTAGSAWAKDYKVGQIEVDDLWVRASAPGQANGAGYMDIDNDAKTADRLLSVSSDAAERVELHTVQTENGVSKMRQVEGGIALPADTGVKLSPGGYHVMFIKLKAPFTDGATVPATLKFEKAGEVAVQFKVKPASHNPGMSHDHGAMKH; encoded by the coding sequence ATGAACATCCGCAAGTTCGCCGCCATTGCCGCCCTGGGCCTGTGTACCGCCGGTTCGGCGTGGGCGAAGGACTACAAGGTTGGCCAGATCGAGGTCGACGACCTCTGGGTCCGCGCCTCCGCGCCCGGCCAGGCCAACGGCGCGGGGTACATGGATATCGACAATGACGCCAAGACCGCCGACCGCCTGCTTTCGGTGTCTTCGGACGCCGCCGAGCGTGTCGAACTGCACACGGTGCAGACGGAGAATGGCGTGTCGAAGATGCGCCAGGTCGAAGGCGGCATCGCGCTGCCTGCCGATACCGGGGTCAAGCTCAGCCCGGGCGGCTACCACGTCATGTTCATCAAGCTGAAGGCGCCGTTCACGGACGGCGCCACCGTGCCGGCGACGCTGAAGTTCGAGAAGGCGGGCGAAGTGGCCGTGCAGTTCAAGGTCAAGCCGGCCTCGCACAATCCCGGCATGAGCCACGACCACGGCGCGATGAAGCATTGA
- a CDS encoding ABC transporter substrate-binding protein, with protein MDFRLKLLAGTLAFAASAASYAADPIKIGVAGPYTGGSSSMGVSMRDGVRLAIEEVNKNGGVLGRQLVAVERDDEAKNERGVQIAQELINKEQVTATVGYINTGVALASQRFYQDAKIPVFNNVATGSVITHQFKAPEYPNNYVFRNAAHDSIQAPMIVEEAITRRGFKKVAILADSTNYGQLGREDLEKALQAKGIKPVAVEKFNIKDVDMTAQLLKAKAAGAEAVLTYGIGPELAQIANGMAKLGWKVPIVGSWTLAMANYIDNSGTNGEGARMPQTFIQDPDTPKRKAFIDAYLAKFKPKNDRIDSAVSAAQGYDSILLLAAAIKQANSTDGAKVREALENLQTPVEGVVMVYNKPFTVENHDAITAKEVVIGEVKGGRVIKAN; from the coding sequence ATGGATTTTCGTTTGAAGCTGCTCGCAGGAACCCTTGCATTTGCCGCATCGGCCGCATCCTACGCCGCCGACCCCATCAAGATCGGCGTAGCCGGCCCGTACACCGGTGGTTCGTCCTCCATGGGCGTCAGCATGCGCGACGGCGTGCGCCTGGCCATCGAAGAGGTCAATAAGAACGGCGGCGTACTCGGCCGCCAGCTGGTCGCCGTCGAACGCGACGACGAGGCCAAGAACGAGCGCGGCGTGCAGATCGCCCAGGAACTGATCAACAAGGAACAGGTGACGGCCACCGTCGGCTACATCAACACCGGCGTCGCACTGGCCTCCCAACGCTTCTACCAGGATGCCAAGATCCCCGTGTTCAACAACGTGGCCACGGGCAGCGTGATCACGCACCAGTTCAAGGCGCCGGAGTACCCCAACAACTACGTGTTCCGCAACGCGGCGCACGACAGCATCCAGGCTCCGATGATCGTGGAAGAAGCGATCACCCGCCGCGGCTTCAAGAAAGTGGCGATCCTGGCCGACTCCACCAACTATGGCCAGCTGGGCCGCGAAGACCTGGAAAAGGCCCTGCAAGCCAAGGGCATCAAGCCCGTGGCCGTGGAAAAATTCAACATCAAGGACGTCGACATGACGGCCCAGCTGCTGAAGGCCAAGGCCGCCGGCGCCGAAGCCGTGCTGACCTACGGCATCGGCCCCGAACTGGCGCAGATCGCCAATGGCATGGCCAAGCTGGGCTGGAAGGTGCCGATCGTCGGCAGCTGGACCCTGGCGATGGCGAACTACATCGACAACTCCGGCACCAACGGCGAAGGCGCGCGCATGCCGCAAACCTTCATCCAGGATCCGGACACCCCCAAGCGCAAGGCCTTCATCGACGCCTACCTGGCCAAGTTCAAGCCCAAGAACGACCGCATCGACTCCGCCGTGTCGGCAGCCCAGGGCTATGACTCCATCCTCCTCCTGGCCGCGGCCATCAAGCAGGCCAACTCCACCGACGGCGCGAAGGTGCGCGAAGCGCTGGAAAACCTGCAAACGCCGGTCGAAGGCGTGGTGATGGTCTACAACAAGCCGTTCACCGTCGAGAACCACGACGCGATCACCGCAAAGGAAGTGGTCATCGGCGAGGTCAAGGGCGGCCGCGTGATCAAGGCCAACTAA
- a CDS encoding branched-chain amino acid ABC transporter ATP-binding protein/permease: protein MKPLHLLLSVVAVACLAAVPLGVTNTYYLHLIETIMIYSILLFGLDIVVGYTGQVSLGHAGLFGIGSYVAGVLFFHLQMPIWVTLPAAILIAAAFGAVLALPALRVTGPYLAMVTLAFGTIIQILINEMTFLTEGPLGIKIPKPSIGGHILTKSEYFWLVGALLVISLIVVHRILKSHLGRSFEALRDSPIASDCMGVSVYRHKVFAFVISAGFAGLAGALYSYSEQYISPNTYNFELTILFLLAIIMGGRKSRTGALLGASIIVLLPKMLDDIGTFRLIALTVAILVTVGSAVAVSKGRAEPRRVAVPVVGTIVLAIFSYWLDALNDWRLTIFGLMILFVVYYLPDGIVGFVRNLFFSTRRAALTVKKDLVKEQEAVPDAVAGKGETLLAAKGLLMQFGGLKALNEVDLTVKRGTIHGLIGPNGSGKSTMMNVLTGIYVPTAGAVEFSGKSLVGLAPADIAATGIARTFQNVQLFGEMTALENVLVGLHHTFTTGLAGIALRTPKWKGEEQGARARAMALLEFVGLEALANEEARNLPYGKQRLLEIARALALDPQLLLLDEPAAGLTAPDIVELLAIIRKVRDHGITLILIEHHMDVVMGVCDTVSVLDFGQKIAEGLPNEVQSNAKVIEAYLGGAPA from the coding sequence ATGAAACCCCTGCACCTATTGCTATCCGTCGTGGCCGTGGCCTGCCTGGCCGCCGTGCCGCTGGGCGTGACCAACACGTATTACCTGCACCTGATCGAAACCATCATGATCTATTCGATCCTGCTGTTCGGGCTCGATATCGTGGTGGGCTATACCGGCCAGGTGTCGCTGGGCCACGCCGGCCTGTTCGGCATCGGCTCGTACGTCGCCGGCGTGCTGTTCTTCCATCTGCAGATGCCCATCTGGGTGACCCTGCCCGCCGCCATCCTGATCGCCGCGGCCTTCGGGGCGGTGCTGGCCCTGCCGGCGCTGCGGGTCACCGGACCGTACCTGGCGATGGTGACGCTGGCGTTCGGCACCATCATCCAGATCCTGATCAACGAGATGACCTTCCTGACCGAAGGGCCCTTGGGCATCAAGATTCCCAAGCCGTCCATCGGCGGGCACATCCTGACCAAGAGCGAGTATTTCTGGCTGGTGGGCGCGCTGCTGGTGATCTCGCTCATCGTGGTGCACCGCATCCTGAAATCGCACCTGGGCCGCTCGTTCGAAGCCCTGCGCGACAGCCCGATCGCATCGGACTGCATGGGCGTGTCGGTCTACCGGCACAAGGTGTTCGCCTTCGTCATCAGCGCCGGTTTCGCCGGCCTGGCGGGCGCGCTGTATTCGTACTCGGAACAGTACATCTCGCCCAACACCTATAACTTCGAACTCACCATCCTGTTCCTGCTGGCCATCATCATGGGCGGCCGCAAGAGCCGCACGGGCGCGCTGCTGGGCGCCTCCATCATCGTGCTGCTGCCCAAGATGCTGGACGACATCGGCACCTTCCGGCTGATCGCGCTGACCGTGGCCATCCTGGTGACGGTGGGAAGCGCCGTCGCGGTCTCCAAGGGCCGCGCCGAACCGCGCCGGGTTGCGGTGCCGGTCGTGGGCACCATCGTGCTGGCGATCTTCTCGTACTGGCTGGACGCGCTGAACGATTGGCGCCTGACCATCTTCGGCCTCATGATCCTGTTCGTCGTGTATTACCTGCCCGACGGCATCGTGGGCTTCGTGCGCAATCTGTTCTTCTCCACCCGCCGCGCCGCGCTGACGGTCAAGAAGGATCTGGTGAAGGAACAGGAAGCCGTGCCGGACGCCGTCGCGGGCAAGGGCGAGACGCTGCTGGCGGCCAAGGGCCTGCTGATGCAGTTTGGCGGCTTGAAGGCGTTGAACGAGGTGGACTTGACCGTCAAGCGGGGCACCATCCACGGACTGATCGGCCCCAACGGCTCCGGCAAGAGCACGATGATGAACGTGCTGACGGGCATCTACGTGCCGACCGCCGGCGCCGTCGAGTTCTCGGGCAAGTCGCTGGTGGGCCTGGCCCCGGCGGACATCGCCGCGACGGGCATCGCCCGCACCTTCCAGAACGTGCAGCTGTTTGGCGAGATGACCGCGCTGGAGAACGTGCTGGTGGGCCTGCATCACACCTTCACCACGGGGCTTGCCGGCATTGCGCTGCGCACGCCGAAGTGGAAGGGCGAGGAACAGGGCGCCCGTGCCCGCGCGATGGCATTGCTGGAATTCGTGGGCCTGGAGGCGCTCGCGAACGAAGAGGCGCGCAACCTGCCTTACGGCAAGCAGCGTCTGCTGGAGATCGCGCGCGCGCTGGCACTGGATCCGCAATTGCTGCTGCTGGACGAACCCGCGGCCGGCCTGACCGCGCCCGACATCGTCGAGCTGCTGGCCATCATCCGCAAGGTGCGAGACCACGGCATCACGCTGATCCTCATCGAACACCACATGGATGTGGTGATGGGGGTGTGCGACACCGTGTCGGTGCTGGACTTCGGCCAGAAGATCGCCGAAGGCCTGCCTAACGAAGTGCAAAGCAACGCCAAGGTCATCGAGGCGTATCTGGGCGGCGCGCCCGCCTGA
- a CDS encoding LysR family transcriptional regulator ArgP: protein MKIDHGNLRALAAVVREGSFERAALSLSVTPSAVSQRIKALEDRMGRLLVQRTVPAAATTDGQVLVQLAEQTALLEHDALNRLGVADDDVPHASIPIAVNHDSLETWFVDAALQFAARTRATLDMQSDDQDHTAALLRNGSVLGAVTTLADPVQGCRIHALGSMRYVATCTPQYHKRYFSSGVNAQTLAQAPVLVFNRKDALQARFAHKIADPAPWQPPVWWVPSTRAFVQATLGGLGWTMNPLPLVQEHLDAGQLVLLRARAWEDVPLYWQHWRVNSEAMEALTDSVLSAARSLVRRR, encoded by the coding sequence ATGAAAATCGATCATGGCAACTTGCGGGCCCTGGCCGCCGTGGTGCGCGAGGGCAGCTTCGAAAGGGCGGCGCTTTCCTTGAGCGTCACGCCTTCGGCGGTGTCGCAGCGGATCAAGGCGCTGGAAGACCGCATGGGCCGGCTGCTGGTCCAGCGCACCGTGCCCGCCGCCGCCACGACGGATGGCCAGGTGCTGGTCCAGCTTGCCGAGCAGACGGCCCTGCTGGAGCACGACGCACTGAACCGGCTGGGCGTGGCCGACGACGATGTGCCGCATGCCAGCATTCCGATCGCCGTCAACCACGACAGCCTGGAAACCTGGTTTGTCGACGCGGCCCTGCAGTTCGCGGCGCGCACCCGGGCCACGCTGGACATGCAGTCCGACGACCAGGACCACACCGCGGCCTTGCTGCGCAACGGGTCGGTGCTGGGCGCCGTGACCACGCTGGCGGACCCGGTCCAGGGCTGCCGCATCCATGCGCTGGGCAGCATGCGCTACGTGGCCACCTGCACGCCGCAATATCACAAGCGCTATTTTTCCTCGGGCGTCAACGCGCAGACGCTGGCGCAGGCGCCCGTGCTGGTGTTCAACCGCAAGGATGCCTTGCAGGCACGGTTTGCGCACAAGATTGCGGATCCGGCGCCATGGCAGCCGCCGGTCTGGTGGGTGCCGTCCACGCGGGCGTTCGTCCAGGCCACGCTGGGCGGCCTGGGCTGGACCATGAATCCTTTGCCGCTCGTGCAGGAGCATCTTGATGCCGGTCAACTGGTGCTGTTGCGGGCGCGCGCCTGGGAAGACGTGCCGCTCTATTGGCAGCATTGGCGGGTAAACTCCGAGGCGATGGAAGCCTTGACCGATTCGGTCCTGTCAGCCGCCCGCAGCCTGGTCCGGCGACGTTAA
- a CDS encoding LysE family translocator, whose product MTELIAVALITVLAVISPGPDFAMVTRYSYLFGRGTGLTCALGIALGVQIHVFYTMFGVGLLAHHAQPVLQGIKLAGACYLVYMGWKTFFNRAPAGRDLPASPGISAWQALYGGFLTNALNPKTTLFVVSTYTQLVSPGTPLARQFGYGLFMSGAHWLWFSLVAWSVSSPLLRRALLDHQGMVDRCVGAVLMALGGTLAVAQV is encoded by the coding sequence ATGACCGAACTGATTGCCGTCGCCCTTATCACCGTGCTTGCGGTCATCAGCCCCGGCCCCGACTTCGCCATGGTCACGCGCTACAGCTATCTCTTTGGCCGCGGCACCGGCCTGACCTGCGCGCTGGGCATCGCGCTGGGCGTGCAGATCCATGTGTTCTACACAATGTTTGGCGTGGGCCTGCTGGCCCACCACGCCCAGCCGGTGCTGCAGGGCATCAAGCTGGCGGGTGCGTGTTATCTGGTCTACATGGGCTGGAAGACCTTTTTCAATCGCGCGCCGGCCGGCCGCGATCTGCCGGCAAGCCCCGGAATTTCGGCATGGCAGGCGCTCTACGGTGGCTTCCTGACCAACGCGCTGAATCCCAAGACCACGCTGTTCGTGGTCAGCACCTACACACAGCTGGTCTCGCCTGGAACGCCATTGGCCCGACAGTTCGGCTACGGGCTCTTCATGTCGGGCGCGCACTGGCTGTGGTTCAGCCTGGTCGCGTGGTCGGTTTCGTCGCCATTGCTGCGGCGCGCCTTGCTGGACCATCAAGGCATGGTTGACCGGTGCGTAGGGGCAGTCTTGATGGCCTTGGGCGGCACGCTGGCCGTGGCGCAGGTCTGA
- a CDS encoding ABC transporter ATP-binding protein, whose translation MLSIKNLEAGYGKVKVLHGISMEVPKAKVVTLIGSNGAGKTTTMRALSGMIRPTAGEITLGGKRIDGLESHRIARLGLAHSPEGRRVFPTLSVTDNLLLGAFPRLTGSRPKGDVQADLGRAMDLFPRLKERREQLAGTLSGGEQQMLAMARAVMLNPELVLLDEPSMGLAPILVEEVFRIIARLKDEGVTMLLVEQFAAAALNVADYGYVLENGRISVHGSADKLKHDPAVVAAYLGGAH comes from the coding sequence ATGCTATCAATCAAGAATCTGGAAGCGGGCTACGGCAAGGTCAAGGTGCTGCACGGCATCAGCATGGAGGTGCCGAAGGCGAAGGTGGTGACGCTGATCGGCTCCAACGGCGCCGGCAAGACTACGACGATGCGGGCGCTGTCCGGGATGATCCGCCCCACGGCGGGCGAGATCACGCTGGGCGGCAAGCGCATCGACGGGCTGGAATCGCACCGCATCGCGCGGCTGGGCCTGGCGCATTCGCCGGAAGGACGGCGGGTGTTCCCGACGCTGTCGGTCACCGACAATCTGCTGCTGGGTGCGTTTCCGCGCCTGACGGGCAGCCGTCCGAAGGGCGACGTGCAGGCCGACCTGGGCCGGGCGATGGATCTGTTCCCGCGGTTGAAGGAGCGCCGCGAGCAATTGGCCGGCACGCTGTCGGGCGGCGAGCAGCAGATGCTGGCCATGGCCCGCGCGGTCATGCTGAATCCGGAGCTGGTGCTGCTGGACGAGCCCTCGATGGGGCTGGCGCCGATCCTGGTGGAAGAGGTGTTCCGGATCATTGCCCGGCTGAAGGACGAAGGGGTGACGATGCTGCTGGTGGAACAGTTCGCGGCGGCGGCGCTGAACGTGGCCGACTACGGGTATGTGCTGGAGAACGGGCGGATTTCCGTGCATGGCAGCGCGGATAAGTTGAAGCATGATCCGGCTGTGGTGGCGGCTTATCTCGGAGGGGCGCATTGA
- a CDS encoding organic hydroperoxide resistance protein, whose protein sequence is MSIEKVLYRASATATGGREGRGVSDDGVLDVKLTTPRELGGAGAAGTNPEQLFAVGYSACFLGAMKFVAGRDKIAIPADVSVNGTVGIGAIPTGFGIEVELKISLPGLDRAEAEKLVAAAHIVCPYSNATRGNIDVTLTIV, encoded by the coding sequence ATGTCTATCGAAAAAGTCCTCTACCGCGCCAGCGCCACCGCAACCGGAGGCCGTGAAGGCCGTGGCGTCAGCGACGACGGCGTCCTGGACGTCAAGCTGACCACCCCGCGCGAACTGGGCGGCGCGGGCGCCGCCGGCACGAATCCGGAACAACTCTTCGCCGTGGGTTACTCGGCATGCTTCCTGGGCGCCATGAAGTTCGTGGCCGGCCGCGACAAGATCGCCATTCCCGCGGACGTGTCGGTGAACGGAACCGTCGGCATAGGCGCTATTCCTACGGGTTTTGGCATCGAAGTGGAATTGAAGATTTCGCTGCCCGGGCTGGATCGTGCCGAGGCCGAGAAGCTGGTGGCGGCGGCGCATATCGTTTGCCCGTACTCGAACGCGACGCGCGGCAACATTGATGTGACGCTGACGATTGTCTAA